A region from the Variovorax sp. V93 genome encodes:
- a CDS encoding LysR family transcriptional regulator yields the protein MSADLKSLRLFVAVADHGSISEGAKRCHIALAAASKRISDLEARARLPLLVRHARGVTLTSAGHGLLLHARAVLSAMDRLGAELDDFQNGVAGVVSITANASTIAQFLPAQIGSFLRLHPVLKIDLQERASTEVVKAVQAGLADIGVIEGHTPAEMLECLPYRSDELAVVVARDHPLARRKRIGVDEVLRHDHIVVREGTALHRVLLNAALEAQAPLKVRMQVGSFDMVCRMVEQGVGIGVLPYAAILPQLQILKLRCLKLDAPWAVRRHLLCVRRQQDLTAAARSVLEHLGRPD from the coding sequence ATGTCCGCCGACCTGAAGTCGCTGCGCCTGTTCGTGGCCGTGGCCGACCACGGCAGCATCAGCGAAGGCGCCAAGCGCTGCCACATCGCGCTCGCGGCCGCGAGCAAGCGCATCTCCGACCTCGAGGCCCGCGCGCGGCTGCCGCTGCTGGTGCGCCATGCGCGCGGCGTCACGCTCACTTCGGCGGGCCATGGCCTGCTGCTGCATGCGCGCGCCGTGCTTTCGGCCATGGACCGGCTGGGCGCCGAGCTCGACGATTTCCAGAACGGTGTGGCGGGCGTGGTCAGCATCACGGCCAACGCCTCCACCATCGCGCAGTTCCTGCCCGCGCAGATCGGCTCCTTCCTGCGGCTGCATCCGGTGCTCAAGATCGACCTGCAGGAGCGCGCCAGCACCGAGGTCGTGAAGGCTGTGCAGGCCGGTCTGGCCGACATCGGCGTGATCGAGGGCCACACGCCCGCCGAAATGCTCGAATGCCTGCCCTACCGCAGCGATGAACTGGCCGTGGTGGTGGCGCGCGACCATCCGCTGGCCAGGCGCAAGCGCATCGGCGTGGACGAGGTGCTGCGGCACGACCATATCGTGGTGCGCGAAGGCACGGCGCTGCACCGCGTGCTGCTGAACGCGGCGCTGGAGGCGCAGGCGCCGCTCAAGGTGCGCATGCAGGTGGGCAGCTTCGACATGGTGTGCCGCATGGTGGAGCAGGGCGTGGGCATCGGCGTGCTGCCCTACGCGGCCATCCTGCCGCAGCTGCAGATACTGAAGCTGCGCTGCCTCAAGCTCGATGCGCCGTGGGCGGTGCGCCGCCACCTGCTGTGCGTGCGGCGGCAGCAGGACCTGACCGCGGCCGCGCGCTCGGTGCTGGAGCACCTCGGCCGGCCGGACTGA
- a CDS encoding mandelate racemase/muconate lactonizing enzyme family protein: MKIIRVSATPLNIPVTIDVLGLNQQTSLSLCLTEIETDTGLVGHGMTAITEEEIIAAAVREVAGPALIGEDPMATERLWEKLYWLLSPRGQTGYASHAMAALDIALWDLKARALGQPLWRLLGGARSKVPVYATFGFGFFERDQLAAAARLWVSQGFRRLKMTVGGHALARRDEPRPIDEVIAEDVRRVAAVREAVGPDVKLYVDANCGLDLFHATELARRIEPYGISFFEEPLTQNDVRQMAQLRARTSIPLACGQNEGLAFRFRDLLVNQAADVLQPNVTISGGYTQCLKIAGMAQAFNVPIDNGGAWPFHNMHLHAGVSNGGMAEYHYVAVQMLKQVFDGLPVPQDGWLQLPETPGLGFAPNADRVCELAKLPTSRGKGKA, translated from the coding sequence TTGAAGATCATCCGCGTCAGCGCCACGCCGCTGAACATTCCCGTCACCATCGATGTGCTGGGGCTCAACCAGCAGACCTCGCTCTCGCTCTGCCTGACAGAGATCGAGACCGACACCGGCCTTGTCGGCCATGGCATGACGGCCATCACCGAAGAAGAAATCATCGCCGCCGCCGTGCGCGAGGTGGCCGGCCCGGCGCTCATTGGCGAAGACCCGATGGCCACCGAGCGCCTGTGGGAGAAGCTCTACTGGCTGCTCTCGCCGCGCGGCCAGACCGGCTATGCGAGCCACGCCATGGCCGCGCTCGACATCGCGCTGTGGGACCTGAAGGCCAGGGCGCTCGGCCAGCCGCTGTGGCGCCTGCTGGGTGGTGCGCGTTCCAAGGTGCCGGTCTATGCGACCTTCGGCTTCGGCTTCTTCGAGCGCGACCAGCTCGCCGCCGCCGCCAGGCTCTGGGTCTCGCAGGGCTTCCGGCGCCTGAAGATGACCGTCGGCGGCCATGCGCTCGCGCGGCGCGACGAGCCGCGGCCCATCGACGAGGTCATCGCCGAGGACGTGCGCCGCGTGGCTGCCGTGCGCGAGGCGGTCGGCCCCGACGTGAAGCTGTACGTCGATGCCAACTGCGGCCTCGACCTGTTCCATGCGACCGAGCTCGCGCGCCGCATCGAGCCCTACGGCATCAGCTTCTTCGAGGAGCCGCTCACGCAGAACGACGTGCGGCAGATGGCCCAGCTGCGCGCGCGCACCAGCATTCCGCTGGCCTGCGGGCAGAACGAAGGGCTGGCCTTCCGCTTCCGCGACCTGCTGGTGAACCAGGCGGCCGACGTGCTGCAGCCCAACGTGACCATCTCGGGCGGCTACACCCAGTGCCTGAAGATCGCGGGCATGGCGCAGGCCTTCAACGTGCCGATCGACAACGGCGGCGCCTGGCCCTTCCACAACATGCACCTGCATGCGGGCGTGTCGAACGGCGGCATGGCCGAATACCACTACGTGGCCGTGCAGATGCTCAAGCAGGTCTTCGACGGCCTGCCGGTGCCGCAGGACGGCTGGCTGCAGCTGCCCGAGACGCCGGGCCTGGGCTTCGCGCCCAATGCGGATCGCGTGTGCGAGCTCGCGAAGCTGCCCACTTCGCGTGGCAAGGGCAAAGCCTAG
- a CDS encoding tripartite tricarboxylate transporter substrate-binding protein: MKKATDLVRPARRQALRAAMALGLAGALAAPAAWAQKYPDKPIRLVVGYSAGGGVDAVARLLGTRLSAVLGQQVMVDNRTGAAGLIAAEFVAKAAPDGYTLMMGDSALLIAKLLQPKIGLDPLTSFKPVAGAFVSPLMIVTGNDFPARTPAELVKELKANPARYSFATSGVGTVQHLGFEMLKQSTGSTVVHVPYRGAAQIVPDVVGGQVPIGVVSATAGMAQAKAGKLRAVALMNTAKLEGAESVPPLADALPGFDVAPRIFVLAPAGTPDEIVGKLSAAVKTVLDAPEAGAAAAAQGTLRAYATPAQLGKDMAEETKRWQRIIAEQNIVAEGK; encoded by the coding sequence ATGAAAAAAGCTACAGACCTTGTTCGCCCTGCACGCCGCCAGGCGCTGCGTGCTGCCATGGCCCTGGGCCTTGCTGGCGCGCTCGCCGCGCCTGCCGCCTGGGCCCAGAAGTACCCCGACAAGCCGATCCGACTCGTGGTCGGCTATTCGGCCGGCGGCGGCGTCGACGCGGTCGCGCGCCTGCTGGGCACGCGCCTGTCGGCGGTGCTCGGCCAGCAGGTGATGGTCGACAACCGCACCGGCGCCGCCGGCCTGATCGCGGCCGAGTTCGTCGCCAAGGCCGCGCCCGACGGCTACACGCTCATGATGGGTGACAGCGCGCTGCTGATCGCCAAGCTGCTGCAGCCGAAGATCGGCCTCGATCCGCTCACCAGCTTCAAGCCGGTGGCGGGGGCTTTCGTCTCGCCGCTGATGATCGTCACCGGCAACGACTTTCCGGCCCGGACGCCGGCCGAGCTGGTGAAGGAGCTCAAGGCGAACCCGGCGCGCTATTCCTTCGCCACCTCGGGCGTCGGCACGGTGCAGCACCTGGGCTTCGAGATGCTGAAGCAATCGACCGGCAGCACCGTGGTGCATGTGCCCTACCGCGGTGCCGCGCAGATCGTGCCCGACGTGGTTGGCGGGCAGGTGCCGATCGGCGTGGTCAGCGCCACGGCCGGCATGGCGCAGGCCAAGGCGGGCAAGCTGCGTGCGGTCGCGCTCATGAACACCGCGAAGCTCGAGGGCGCGGAGTCGGTGCCGCCGCTCGCCGATGCGCTGCCGGGCTTCGACGTGGCGCCGCGCATCTTCGTGCTCGCGCCGGCCGGCACGCCCGACGAGATCGTCGGCAAGCTCTCGGCCGCGGTGAAGACCGTGCTCGATGCGCCCGAGGCCGGCGCCGCGGCGGCCGCGCAGGGCACGCTGCGCGCCTACGCCACGCCGGCGCAGCTCGGCAAGGACATGGCCGAGGAGACGAAGCGCTGGCAACGCATCATCGCCGAGCAGAACATCGTGGCGGAGGGCAAGTAG
- a CDS encoding arylmalonate decarboxylase: MALPHLGLIVPPAAGAVPVDGPLLYGDRIRFSALGLGLGEISTRGYTEVIDSVVEKAVALKAEGAVAVSLMGTSLSFFRGAAFNRQLEVEMARATGLPCTTMSNAIVGALRHLGVRRVAVATAYIDEVNAHLRRYLEQSGFEPLALEGLAISDVQAVGQVPTQVLVDLCLRVFDAQPGADGILISCGGLVTLDAVREVEARLQLPVVSSSPAGFWDLVRTAGLDARSPGQGRLFA, translated from the coding sequence ATGGCGCTGCCGCACCTGGGCCTGATCGTGCCGCCGGCCGCCGGCGCGGTGCCGGTGGACGGTCCGCTGCTCTACGGCGACCGCATCCGCTTCAGCGCGCTGGGGCTGGGCCTTGGCGAAATTTCCACGCGCGGGTACACCGAGGTGATCGACTCGGTGGTCGAGAAGGCGGTGGCGCTCAAGGCCGAGGGCGCTGTCGCGGTCTCGCTCATGGGCACCTCGCTGAGCTTCTTCCGCGGCGCCGCGTTCAACCGCCAGCTCGAAGTCGAGATGGCGCGCGCCACCGGACTGCCCTGCACGACCATGAGCAACGCCATCGTCGGCGCGCTGCGCCATCTGGGCGTGCGGCGCGTGGCGGTGGCCACGGCCTACATCGACGAGGTCAACGCCCATCTGCGGCGCTACCTCGAACAGAGCGGCTTCGAGCCGCTGGCGCTCGAGGGGCTGGCCATCTCCGACGTGCAGGCCGTGGGCCAGGTGCCCACACAGGTGCTGGTCGACCTGTGCCTGCGGGTGTTCGATGCGCAGCCCGGCGCGGACGGCATCCTCATTTCATGCGGCGGGCTGGTCACGCTCGATGCCGTGCGCGAAGTGGAAGCGCGGCTGCAGCTGCCCGTGGTGTCGAGTTCGCCTGCGGGTTTCTGGGACCTCGTGCGCACCGCGGGCCTTGATGCGCGCTCGCCCGGGCAGGGCCGGCTGTTCGCCTGA
- a CDS encoding MmgE/PrpD family protein, whose protein sequence is MTSSNHPSRELATFAAELQFADIPTPVLRRTEDLMLDWLGSVLAARTARPVRSIERFAQMMGPAEGPSEMLTSRRTTSPLFAALVNAAASHYVEQDDVHNGSVFHPAAVVIAPALAAAQSIGASGAQLLTAVVAGYEVGIRVGEFLGRSHYKTFHTTATAGTLAAAAAVGRLLQLTPPQMLHAFGSAGTQSAGVWEFLRDAADSKQLHCAHAAASGLMSAYLAQDGFTGAAKVLEGAQGLGVGMSSDADPARLTDRLGTRWALAETSFKYHASCRHTHPAADALLQVMTQHRLAHGDVARVTTHVHQGAIDVLGRVTVPATVHQGKFSMGTVLGLIAVHGRAGLGEFDRDFLAPEVAAFRDKVEMELDAEVDSAYPARWIGKVSVQTRNGRTLAGRVDEPKGDPGNSLSRAEIEDKMQRLAHYGEGATADEAKALCQRIWQLESAPRVGRWLG, encoded by the coding sequence ATGACCTCATCGAATCATCCCAGCCGAGAGCTTGCCACCTTCGCCGCCGAACTTCAGTTCGCCGACATCCCCACGCCTGTGCTGCGCCGTACCGAAGACCTGATGCTCGACTGGCTGGGCTCGGTGCTTGCGGCCCGCACGGCGCGGCCGGTGCGCAGCATCGAGCGCTTCGCGCAGATGATGGGGCCGGCCGAGGGGCCGAGCGAAATGCTCACCTCGCGCCGCACCACTTCGCCGCTGTTCGCCGCACTGGTCAACGCCGCGGCCTCGCACTACGTGGAGCAGGACGACGTGCACAACGGCTCGGTGTTCCATCCCGCGGCCGTGGTCATCGCGCCCGCGCTGGCCGCGGCGCAGAGCATCGGGGCCAGCGGTGCGCAGTTGCTGACGGCGGTGGTGGCGGGCTACGAGGTCGGCATCCGCGTCGGCGAGTTCCTGGGCCGCTCGCACTACAAGACCTTTCACACCACCGCGACGGCGGGCACGCTGGCTGCGGCTGCCGCCGTGGGCCGCCTGCTCCAACTCACGCCGCCGCAGATGCTGCACGCCTTCGGTTCGGCCGGCACGCAGTCGGCCGGCGTGTGGGAGTTCCTGCGCGATGCGGCCGATTCGAAGCAGCTGCACTGCGCGCATGCGGCCGCCAGCGGATTGATGTCGGCCTACCTCGCGCAGGACGGCTTCACGGGCGCGGCAAAGGTGCTCGAGGGTGCGCAGGGCCTCGGCGTGGGCATGTCGAGCGATGCCGACCCGGCACGGCTCACCGACCGCCTTGGCACGCGCTGGGCACTGGCCGAAACCTCGTTCAAGTACCACGCGTCCTGCCGCCACACGCATCCCGCGGCCGATGCGCTGCTGCAGGTGATGACGCAGCACCGGCTCGCGCACGGCGACGTGGCCCGCGTGACCACGCATGTGCACCAGGGCGCCATCGACGTACTGGGCCGCGTGACGGTGCCGGCCACCGTGCACCAGGGCAAGTTCTCGATGGGCACGGTGCTGGGCCTGATCGCGGTACATGGCCGCGCCGGGCTCGGCGAGTTCGACCGCGACTTTCTCGCGCCCGAGGTGGCCGCGTTCCGCGACAAGGTGGAAATGGAACTCGATGCCGAGGTCGACAGCGCCTACCCCGCGCGCTGGATCGGCAAGGTCAGCGTGCAGACGCGCAACGGCCGCACGCTGGCCGGCCGCGTCGACGAACCCAAGGGCGACCCGGGCAACAGCCTGAGCCGCGCCGAGATCGAGGACAAGATGCAGCGCCTCGCGCACTACGGCGAAGGCGCCACCGCCGACGAGGCGAAGGCGCTGTGCCAGCGCATCTGGCAGCTGGAATCTGCGCCGCGCGTGGGCCGCTGGCTCGGCTGA
- a CDS encoding acyl-CoA dehydrogenase family protein: MNNHNDTRFPDIRDAVRDLCAQFPNEYFRTIDEARGYPAEFVDALTKAGWMAALIPQEYGGSGLGLTEASVIMEEINRCGGNSGACHGQMYNMGTLLRHGSEAQKRAYLPRIATGELRLQSMGVTEPSTGTDTTRIKTTAVKKGDRYVINGQKVWISRIQHSDLMILLARTTPLADVKKKSEGMSIFIVDLREAIGKGMTVRPILNMVNHETNELFFENLEIPAENLIGEEGQGFRYILDGLNAERTLIAAECIGDGYWFIDKVTAYTKERVVFGRPIGQNQGVQFPIAEAFIETEAANLMRYEACRLFDAREPCGAQANMAKYLAAKASWEAANACLQFHGGFGFACEYDIERKFRETRLYQVAPISTNLILSYVAEHMLGLPRSF; encoded by the coding sequence ATGAACAACCATAACGACACCCGCTTTCCCGACATCCGCGATGCCGTGCGCGACCTGTGCGCGCAGTTTCCCAACGAGTACTTCCGCACGATCGACGAGGCCCGCGGCTACCCCGCCGAGTTCGTCGACGCGCTCACCAAGGCCGGCTGGATGGCCGCGCTCATTCCGCAGGAATACGGCGGCTCCGGCCTCGGGCTCACCGAAGCCTCGGTGATCATGGAAGAGATCAACCGCTGCGGCGGCAACTCGGGCGCCTGCCACGGCCAGATGTACAACATGGGCACGCTGCTGCGCCACGGCAGCGAAGCGCAGAAGCGCGCCTACCTGCCGCGCATCGCCACCGGCGAGCTGCGCCTGCAGTCCATGGGCGTGACCGAGCCCAGCACCGGCACCGACACCACCAGGATCAAGACCACGGCCGTGAAGAAGGGCGACCGCTACGTCATCAATGGCCAGAAGGTGTGGATCTCGCGCATCCAGCACTCCGACCTGATGATCCTGCTGGCGCGCACCACGCCGCTGGCGGACGTGAAGAAGAAATCCGAGGGCATGTCGATCTTCATCGTCGACCTGCGCGAGGCCATCGGCAAAGGCATGACGGTGCGGCCCATCCTGAACATGGTGAACCACGAGACCAACGAGCTGTTCTTCGAGAACCTCGAGATCCCGGCCGAGAACCTGATCGGCGAAGAGGGCCAGGGCTTCAGGTACATCCTCGACGGCCTCAACGCGGAGCGCACGCTGATCGCGGCCGAATGCATCGGCGACGGCTACTGGTTCATCGACAAGGTGACGGCCTACACCAAGGAGCGCGTGGTGTTCGGCCGGCCCATCGGGCAGAACCAGGGTGTGCAGTTCCCGATTGCCGAGGCCTTCATCGAGACAGAAGCCGCCAACCTCATGCGCTATGAAGCCTGCCGCCTGTTCGATGCGCGCGAGCCCTGCGGCGCGCAGGCCAACATGGCGAAGTACCTGGCGGCCAAGGCCAGCTGGGAGGCGGCCAATGCCTGCCTGCAGTTCCATGGCGGCTTCGGCTTTGCCTGCGAATACGACATCGAGCGCAAGTTCCGCGAGACGCGGCTCTACCAGGTGGCACCGATCTCGACCAACCTCATCCTGAGCTATGTCGCCGAACACATGCTCGGCTTGCCGCGTTCGTTCTGA